From Pararhizobium sp. A13:
GGCGACTCCCAGACGGGCGCAATCAACAAACCCGCTGAACTGACCGTTGCGCGACATGAAGTTCGGTAGACATGCGTCTCCGTGCGTTACGACGAGGTCCGCGCCGTTCGGCATTTGCGCTTCCAGAAGCTTGAACAAATCTTCGGCGGAATTGCCCAGCCTCTCTTCATCGAAGTCGGACTCATCCACCAGCCCCGCCTCCATCCGCTCTTTTGCAAGCGCCAACCGATTAGCCAACCTATGATCGAAAGGGCAGCTGCCGATGTCGATCGAGTGCAACCTGCAAAGCGCGGCGGAAAGAGTTTCGATACACTCTTTGGGCGCGATCGATGCAGATGAGGATAGAGCTTGGCCGGGAATTGCAGTGGTCAACAGCCAGTTTTTGCCAGCGTAGATCTCCTGCGCGACGACGCTGGGGCATAGCATCCCGGCTCCAGCAAGCCATTGAAGCCGCCCTGCCTCATGGGGCAGTTCGGCGAACGGGCCAACCGGCTCGCATTTGAGAAAAAGACCGGGCTGGCTGTCAGAAACCAACCTGAACACGCCTGCCGACGAGCGGCCGACCTCATCTCGCTCCCACGTGTAGGGCGATATCCGGACGTGCCACTCAGGCGGTAGATCGGCGACATTCAGGGTGAGGGGCAATTCACTCATCGAAAACCCTTACTAGTGTCTCTCGTAGCGAATGCCGCGGCATCTGGGCCGCCTCCTCGCGAAAAGCGGAAAACCCGTTTCAATCTCTCTGCCATAAGAAAAACCGCCTGCAACGCGCGGTTACAAGCGGTTTCTGCGACAACGGGAGTTCCGTCCGCCAGTGGGTCAACGCCGCCGCTAGCGGACGCCGTTTCTTCATGTTGACCGATGCCGTGCCTTAGTTGGCGCTGCCTTCGATCTCAGCGGTTTCGACCTGGGTCGCTTCGATCTGCTTCGGCTGAGACTGCGCAACGGAGATACCGATCTTGCGCGGCTTGGCTGCTTCCGGAATCTGGCGCAGGAGATCGATGTGAAGCAGGCCGTGCTTCAGCGAAGCGGACTGGATCTCCACGTGATCGGCAAGCTGGAAGCGGCGCTCGAAGGCGCGCTTGGCGATGCCGCGATACAGGAACTGGTTTTCCGAGGTCTTTTCTTCGCTCTTCTCACCCTTGACGGTCAGCGTGTGCTCGCGCGCTTCGATCGAAAGTTCGGTTTCGTCGAAACCGGCGACGGCCATGGTGATCCGGTAGGTGTTTTCACCGGTCCGCTCGATATTGTAGGGCGGATAGGTCTGCGACTGGTCCGGCTGGCCGAGACTGTCAAGCATGGTAAAGAGACGGTCGAAGCCGACCGTGGAACGGTAGAGGGGGGAAAAATCAACGTGACGCATGGTGTCCTCTTGAGAGCAACTGTTAGCGATCATGGCTGTGTCATCCCGAAAGCGGCGATGGCAAAGCCGGTTAGACGGGCCCGTCTTCGGCGCCCGCTACGATGAGATGGGAATTGTTTTTCCCACCTTCAAGACCCCAAAAAGCATGTTCCGCGTCTCGGGAAAGCTGCCTTTTCTCGATAAACGCAGCATGAACGGCCGGTTCCGGTGGCGTTCAGCTTCCATGGGCTAGATTGCGGCTATCGGAAGACAAGGCAGGCAGTACGGTGAACGTCCCTTCTCCCGCATGCTGCCGGCCTTCAGCCGACCGACTGTTTCTGGCCGGGAACGGTAAATCAGTCCCCCACCGTTTCCGGTCCTTTTTCTTTGACGCCCGAAACAGGGGCGCCTATCCCTTGACGCGGTTGCTGCACCCTTCCTTAATCGGAATCGTATCAGTGTTATCACCGCGCCTTGCCTAGCCCCGCCGGATCGACCTTGCCCATGACGCCCACCCTTCATTCCACCCCGAACAATCCGATCCCCGGCAATCACACCGTCGGCTTTTTCGAGGGCGCCGGGGCCAAGAAAATCCGCTATGCGATTTTCAAATGCGATGCGCCGGTTGCCAAGGGTACCGTCGTGCTTCTGCAGGGCCGCAACGAGTCGATCGAGAAATATGCCGAGACCATCGGCGAATTGACCGCGCGAGGCCTCTGGGTCGCGACCTTCGACTGGCGCGGCCAGGCGGGCTCGGAACGCCTGCTGAAGAAGCCGCGCCGCGGCCATGTCCGCCGCTTCTGCGACTACGAGCGCGACCTCACCATTTTCCTCGACAAGATCGTGCTGCCCGACACACGCCTGCCCTTCTTCATGCTCGCCCATTCCATGGGCGCACTGATCGCGCTGTCGCAAGCGCCGCTGCTCGCCAGCCGCATCGATCGCCTGGCAATCCTGGCGCCCTTCGTTGCGCTTGGCGGCCAGAAGTTCGGACACGGCACGATCAGCCTTCTCGCCGCGGCCTTCAGCCTGTGTGGCCTCGGTTTCCTGCCTTTGATGCGCGACAAGGGCTCGTTGCCGTTTTCGGAAAACCTGCTGACATCGGATGCCTGGCGCTTCGCCCGTAACAAGGCACTGACCGACACGCATCCCGAACTGGCGTTGGGGCCGCCGACCGCCCGCTGGCTGCACGAGACCTTCAAGGCGATCAAGCGCATTACAAGCCGCGAGCACCTGACGCATATCCGCGTGCCGACAATCATGCTGGCGCCGACGCGGGACCTGCTGGTGCCGCATCTCGCCGTCGAGAACCTCGCCCGCAATTTCCGCGCCGGACACATGATTCCAATCGACGGCGCCCGCCACGAATTGCTGCATGAGGCCGATTACTACCGCGCCCAGGCCATGGCCGCGATCGAGGCCTTCATCCCCGGCAGCAGCGCCGATACGGCGATGACGGATGCAGACGAACCCCACGGCGAGAGCGTCGAGCACTCAGCCCTTTAGGATCGCCAGCGCCTGCGTGTGAAGTTCGGCGCTGCCGGCCGCGATGATTTCGCCGCCCATTTCCGCCGGCCCGCCGTTCCAGTCGGTGACGATGCCGCCGGCCTGTTCGATCAGCGGGATCAGCCCGCCG
This genomic window contains:
- a CDS encoding APH(3') family aminoglycoside O-phosphotransferase; this translates as MSELPLTLNVADLPPEWHVRISPYTWERDEVGRSSAGVFRLVSDSQPGLFLKCEPVGPFAELPHEAGRLQWLAGAGMLCPSVVAQEIYAGKNWLLTTAIPGQALSSSASIAPKECIETLSAALCRLHSIDIGSCPFDHRLANRLALAKERMEAGLVDESDFDEERLGNSAEDLFKLLEAQMPNGADLVVTHGDACLPNFMSRNGQFSGFVDCARLGVADRYQDIALAYWSVRYNLGEKWGLAFLGSYGVSKPDTAKLSYYQLLDEFF
- a CDS encoding Hsp20 family protein translates to MRHVDFSPLYRSTVGFDRLFTMLDSLGQPDQSQTYPPYNIERTGENTYRITMAVAGFDETELSIEAREHTLTVKGEKSEEKTSENQFLYRGIAKRAFERRFQLADHVEIQSASLKHGLLHIDLLRQIPEAAKPRKIGISVAQSQPKQIEATQVETAEIEGSAN
- a CDS encoding alpha/beta hydrolase, translated to MTPTLHSTPNNPIPGNHTVGFFEGAGAKKIRYAIFKCDAPVAKGTVVLLQGRNESIEKYAETIGELTARGLWVATFDWRGQAGSERLLKKPRRGHVRRFCDYERDLTIFLDKIVLPDTRLPFFMLAHSMGALIALSQAPLLASRIDRLAILAPFVALGGQKFGHGTISLLAAAFSLCGLGFLPLMRDKGSLPFSENLLTSDAWRFARNKALTDTHPELALGPPTARWLHETFKAIKRITSREHLTHIRVPTIMLAPTRDLLVPHLAVENLARNFRAGHMIPIDGARHELLHEADYYRAQAMAAIEAFIPGSSADTAMTDADEPHGESVEHSAL